A DNA window from Centroberyx gerrardi isolate f3 chromosome 3, fCenGer3.hap1.cur.20231027, whole genome shotgun sequence contains the following coding sequences:
- the LOC139933623 gene encoding polymeric immunoglobulin receptor-like produces the protein MWSRQNPLFILCIVLRYSTDAADLIHVAGYQGREVEVFCPYENGYESYQKYLCKESCGYDEVLVETGGAKRDRYSISDNKEKKIFTVTISGLRLTDAGKYWCGVARTGKDLYTEVKLKVVPDRCCDNVNTVQGYVEDSMSISCPYHSKYQHNLKYFCRGSQPSTCLQQAIITSDHNQNGRFNLHDDKVSSNFTVTIASLTQEDSGSYLCGVRDINSLDVFSVTKLEVKVWCCVKSNNVTSNEGHPVTMQCPYPPQHRNNVKFLCKGDHRYSCDHIVTSQARAGKKTHTDSRFTLQDDVRSSFFLVTITELRAEDSGTYWCGSDRVWSVADYTKIQLSVGAGVNMNRNTSNTDELGSSKQQSTLHQYDDAEDQQESDYQNLAAVEDIYCNQIVINCNKAGRN, from the exons ATGTGGAGCCGACAAAACCCACTGTTCATCCTTTGCA TTGTTCTGAGATATTCCACTGATGCAGCAGACTTGATACATGTGGCTGGATACCAGGGGAGAGAAGTGGAAGTTTTCTGCCCCTATGAAAATGGATATGAGTCTTACCAGAAGTACCTGTGCAAAGAAAGCTGTGGCTATGATGAAGTTCTTGTTGAGACTGGAGGAGCTAAGAGGGACAGATACTCCATCTCTGAcaacaaagagaagaaaatcttCACAGTGACCATCTCTGGCCTTAGACTTACAGACGCTGGGAAATACTGGTGTGGGGTGGCAAGGACTGGCAAAGATCTCTACACTGAAGTAAAACTGAAGGTAGttccag ACAGGTGCTGTGATAACGTCAACACAGTCCAGGGTTATGTGGAAGACTCCATGTCCATCAGTTGTCCTTACCACTCTAAGTACCAGCACAACCTCAAGTACTTCTGCAGAGGAAGCCAGCCCTCCACATGTCTGCAGCAGGCAATAATCACTTCGGACCACAACCAAAATGGACGATTCAATCTCCATGATGACAAGGTGTCAAGCAACTTCACGGTGACCATTGCCAGTTTGACCCAGGAGGATTCTGGGTCGTACCTATGTGGCGTCCGTGACATCAACAGCTTGGATGTCTTCTCTGTTACTAAGCTGGAAGTCAAAG TGTGGTGCTGTGTGAAGTCAAACAATGTGACCAGCAATGAGGGACATCCAGTCACTATGCAGTGCCCCTATCCACCACAACACAGGAACAACGTTAAGTTCCTCTGTAAGGGGGACCACCGCTATAGCTGTGACCACATAGTGACGAGCCAAGCCAGGGCAGGCAAgaagacacacactgactccaGGTTCACACTGCAAGACGATGTCAGGTCCAGCTTCTTCTTGGTCACCATCACTGAGTTGAGAGCAGAGGATTCTGGGACGTACTGGTGTGGTTCAGACAGGGTGTGGAGTGTTGCTGACTACACCAAGATTCAGCTGTCAGTGG GTGCTGGAGTCAACATGAACAGAAACACAAGCAACACTGATGAG CTGGGCTCCTCCAAACAGCAGAGCACCTTGCACCAGTATGATGATGCAGAAGACCAACAGGAGTCTGACTACCAAAACCTCGCTGCGGTGGAAGACATCTACTGTAATCAAATTGTCATCAATTGCAACAAAGCAGGTAGAAATTGA